The stretch of DNA TAAATATCAAAGTCACACATTAATTGCAACCTTTTGTCAGAGATCTGTACTTTACATGTGCAATATGTTTTCACTGCTACCGACACAAGGAAATAGACCGATAGACCTTACATCAGCAAAGTCTGTGTCCTTGGCCTGGACCCTGAGTGGCCTGTTGGAGGCTTTGCTCTCCAGAACCATGCTGTCTACGCCCGCGTCTGCAGAGATGAAGCCCTCATACTCCATCCTCTCAAACTGCGGCGGGTTCACACTCTTTTTCACAACAACGATAGTGACCGTTGTGGTCGCGTACTGGTCTTTGTTGGACGTCTGTAAAGCCTGAGAATAAAAACCGCGTTAACATTTGCTATCAATGATTGTATCTGTGCCGCAAAAACATAATCTTGTGATGTCAACTGCATAATTATATTAATTGCAATAAGAGGTTATTAActacactcttaggaaaaaagggttccaaaagggttctgcttctgtccccataggagaacccttttaggtttgaggtagaactattttgggttccatgtagaaccctctgtgaaatGGGTTCTACAGGGAATCCAAAAGGGttccacctggaaccaaaaggagttcttcaaagggttctcctatggggacaactgaAAAACCCTTTTCAATTCTAgatggcacctttttttctaTGCGTGTATAGACTATATGATTGGCAGAGGTCTATATGGACATTATGGATTCACTTTTAATTACCAAAACTGTTAAGGTCAGTGGACCCGCTACATCCGCCGCTTTCGACATGGTGATGTCCCCAGTGTTTTGATTGATCTGAAAAAAGCCAGATTCAGACCCttaaaaagagaaaaaaagaaacgtGAGAGCCCTGTTAGTAGAGGTATTTTCATTGGAGAAGAAATGTGTTGTTGGCCAGGCCTATAGGTGAGATAGTTGCTCTGTGAATGATAGCCGAGTCTGTCAGTATCAATGATCGTGATATTTCTGAGAGTACTTACATGTAAAATTTTGAATATTCATGATGCTTACCGGTTGGAAATCTGTAAATTATCGGCACATTTAAGCCTTTGTCACCATCAATGGCATGCACCGGACCTGGCAGCAATGGCAATGCACCAACCTGGGACGTAAATGAGACTTTGCATTACTTACTGTGGATACTGTTAATAATATTTAAATCATGGGCTAAGCTAAACACATAATGATGGCTAGCTGTACTGAGTAGATTGTGAATATTAGTCAGATGTATTATAAGATTCTAACAACGTTGTTGTTttgtgagaggagaggatggtggacGCACCTCTTGCTCTGTTAGGTTGACTGTTCCTGTATATCCAGAGCTGAGGCAGATTTTGGACTTGTCAACTGTGGTTTCTGTGCAGGGCTGGAACCATGGTGGACGGTTGTCAATGTCCAAGATGTTGACCTGGATAGTGGCTGTGGCAGTGAATGAAGGTGGTGTGGATGTGGGGGTATCctaaaaaaaacacaacaaaggaCTCGGTGAAGATCTAAAGCTTGGATGCCGTCAAATAGATGATGGTTTCAACCAATACAGTTTATTATTCCACGGCCCCAAACAATCAATCACTTTCATTACAAGAACTATAAAAACAGAACAAGCACTCACCTGAGCAGATAATATAAGTGTCACACTTTTCACTGCGTCATAGTCAAGAACTTGTTGCACTAGTATATTTGGGCTGTTTTCTTGTAGTTTAAAACCCTCCTGTGAGAATTTAAAAGGACGTTATTTTACTTAAGATAAGTTATGTATGGCTGGGAGGAGCATTTTTTCTTTTAGTATTCGCTCTCATATTTAGACAGGATGAGGATGGAGACTTACTGTATCTGGCACTAGGCTGTAATAGAGTCGATCCTTATCTGCATCTGTTGCTACAATTGCACCGACACTTTTGCCTATAGGTGACAACTGGTCCAAAGAAAATAGCACATACAGTATTTATTTCTGTCACTGTCCTATGAgtatttttttacatattttttatatatagaaTAGAGTAAATGGAATCAGACTTTCTACCATGAAACCTTAACAGGATTCTAGAAATATGGTAAAGCACTCATGGCTAGTATACCAACTGCTAGACTGTTTATCTGCTTCACTGTTTGACTGACTAGCTAAAAACGTGATCTAACTGCCCTATGACTGATAATGAGGTACACTAACTGAGAAAGAAATATGCACTCACCTCATCGACATTGAGAGTGTACTGGCTTTTTTCAAATACTGGCGTGTTGTCATTCACATTCTCAATAAGTACCACTACTATTAGAGTAAGCTGGAATGAAGATCAGATTTGAATTACTGACTCCATAGAGGTATACAAGTAAAACTAGGTTTAACTCAGGTTTAATATTGCATGCCATCTGTTATAAATCTAACAATATTTAAGCGTTTTACCTCAAAAAAGGTCACAGTAGCTTTGAATATATCTTTTATAAGTAATTTTGCTCTAAAGGAGTGTTGTCCCTTGAGCACTACAGGTATACTGTATAATCGGAATCAAGTGCTATTTACACGTGAAAATGTCATGGAATGCAGTTTGGAATATTTCTCCATTTACACTTTGATAGTAAACTAAATGTACAGTTGATATGTATGTCTACTCCATAAAATGACCATACACAAGTGTGTAGCCAAAACCCCCAGTTATGACTGAATGACTCTCAAATCCAAATTATTTTTATTATAATGCTGATCATTGTATTATGGGCACTACTTTTTATTGTAATTACTTttctaaattatttatttattggtcCAGCTTGCCCATACTGTAGCCACTCCCATAACATATCGATGATTAAAAGTACAAGAAAGTGCACTTACAAATTGGTCACCTTTTTTACAAAGAAGGTCAACGGTGAAAGACGTTTTAGTCTGTGAAATAAACAAAATTACACATCAACGTCTCATCTGTATTATACAATTGACTATATGCATAATCAACTGCAAGAAAGGGGCTAATTAATGTGGAAAAGGCACCAGCAGAGCCAAGGGAATTAAGTGTACCCAACAACGCATGTGCCTTTCTTAGCTTAATCTAGATCCAAGAATGAAAACATATTTATGCTAAATAGTGAGAACATACCTCATAGTCCAAAACTTTTACCGCTGTAAGATCATTGCCACTCAGACCGAAAGAGTCTGCAGGATTACTGGCAATAGTTAGGGTCACTCCTTCTTCTGTGGTGATTGTGGTCACAACAGCCCCAACAGCGTTGTTCTCTTTAATAGTGGGAGGCGTAGCCCCAGGCCTGGAGCATACTGCAATGGAAGAGAGAAAACACACATAACAATGAATGAACACTACCCAAA from Salvelinus fontinalis isolate EN_2023a chromosome 5, ASM2944872v1, whole genome shotgun sequence encodes:
- the cdhr5b gene encoding cadherin-related family member 5 isoform X2; protein product: MEKKYPHFTLRTLLSFLLVFLLHRSTEAQQICSRPGATPPTIKENNAVGAVVTTITTEEGVTLTIASNPADSFGLSGNDLTAVKVLDYETKTSFTVDLLCKKGDQFLTLIVVVLIENVNDNTPVFEKSQYTLNVDELSPIGKSVGAIVATDADKDRLYYSLVPDTEGFKLQENSPNILVQQVLDYDAVKSVTLILSAQDTPTSTPPSFTATATIQVNILDIDNRPPWFQPCTETTVDKSKICLSSGYTGTVNLTEQEVGALPLLPGPVHAIDGDKGLNVPIIYRFPTGSESGFFQINQNTGDITMSKAADVAGPLTLTVLALQTSNKDQYATTTVTIVVVKKSVNPPQFERMEYEGFISADAGVDSMVLESKASNRPLRVQAKDTDFADGVNPDVRYEVQGSNEFSITQQGFILMTKNVMPGTVSLNLHAIDSSNAESTTASLKVEVMPEGVLGAPSGYGPGDMAALGASLAVLLVISMVVIGLLIFRIQKGKTDWRKLSEANIFRSSLGKGPGGLKNGVQYTNEGFQNDGDTNSVGSKGPEEMDGKRSIGNGVTSRAVEETVMKVSAPLYSNLLLDTGSLAGSDKADSEKEVKPILTKERRVEEGYKSVWFKEDIDPNAKEEVVIIPDNGEREGDDDDDDDDDEEEEEGFREEEEEEYDNSSPQTPKVLFSDADMDDGRGVRFEDSENEKIQTSDL